The Tamandua tetradactyla isolate mTamTet1 chromosome 8, mTamTet1.pri, whole genome shotgun sequence genome includes a window with the following:
- the LOC143643252 gene encoding olfactory receptor 10G7-like gives MRNASLVTAFVLAGIPHAPASSTALLGIFLVVYVLTVVGNLLILLLIRVASHLHTPMYYFLANLSFIDMWFSTVTVPKMLMTFVSPAGGAISFGSCAAQLYAFQFLGSTECFLYTVMAYDRYLAISHPLRYAGLMSGRACAVLAASTWLSGALHSALQTALTFRLPYCGPHHIQHYFCDAPPILKLACADTSANEMVIFVNVGVVASGCFLLIALSYACIGRCILKIRTSEGRRRAWQTCASHCIVVLCFFGPAVFIYLRPGSQDGVDGVVAVFYTVLTPLLNPVVYTLRNKDVRKALLKLKTGSVFTQNK, from the coding sequence atgaggaacGCGAGCCTCGTGACCGCATTTGTCCTGGCGGGCATTCCCCACGCCCCCGCGTCGAGCACCGCCCTCCTGGGAATCTTCCTGGTGGTGTACGTGCTCACCGTGGTGGGGAACCTCCTCATCCTGCTGCTCATCAGGGTGGCGTCCCacctccacacccccatgtactacTTCCTGGCCAACCTGTCCTTCATCGACATGTGGTTCTCCACTGTCACTGTGCCCAAAATGCTCATGACCTTCGTCTCCCCAGCGGGCGGAGCCATCTCCTTTGGCAGCTGCGCCGCGCAGCTCTATGCCTTCCAGTTCCTGGGGAGCACCGAGTGTTTCCTCTACACcgtcatggcctatgaccgctaccTGGCCATCAGCCACCCGCTCAGGTACGCCGGCCTGATGAGCGGGAGAGCCTGCGCCGTCCTGGCCGCCAGCACCTGGCTCAGCGGCGCCCTGCACTCGGCTCTGCAGACGGCCCTGACGTTCCGCTTGCCCTACTGCGGGCCCCACCACATCCAGCATTACTTCTGCGACGCTCCGCCCATCCTCAAACTGGCCTGTGCGGACACCTCAGCCAACGAGATGGTGATCTTTGTCAACGTCGGGGTGGTGGCCTCGGGCTGCTTTCTCCTGATAGCGCTGTCCTATGCGTGCATTGGCCGCTGCATCCTGAAGATCCGCACCTCGGAGGGGAGGCGCAGAGCCTGGCAGACCTGCGCCTCCCACTGCATCGTGGTCCTGTGCTTCTTTGGTCCTGCTGTTTTCATCTACTTGAGGCCAGGCTCCCAGGATGGTGTGGACGGGGTTGTGGCAGTTTTCTACACTGTACTGACTCCTCTTCTGAACCCTGTTGTGTACACCCTGAGGAACAAGGATGTCAGAAAAGCTCTACTTAAGCTGAAAACTGGGTCAGTATTCACCCAGAATAAATAG